CGAACACGCAATAGTCGGCATAGGCCGGAGCGTCGCCGGCAATGAAATCCTGGCTCCGCAGCAGCGTCCGCAGCGGCGCCAGCGTGTCCGACAGCGCCTTCAGATGCGTCGGCCGATCGGCGACGACGGTTTCCAGCGCGGCACCGAAGCGGCGCTCCCGCGTCTGCCGGAAATAGGCCTCGTCCGTCGGGCCGAGCAGCCCGGCAATATCGGTCAGGATCAGCCGGGCGATGGCCAGCATCAGGACGGTGTCGGCCCAGCCGTTGACGAAACGGGCAAGCGGTACCGCCTCGGGCGCGCCGAACAGCGAGGGCCGGTCGGCAAAACGCGTTTCGAGGTGAAGGGCGATATGCCAGGAATCGGCGATGGCGGTGCCGCCGTCGACCAGGACCGGCACGAGCCCCTGGCCGGAGAAGGCGATCGCCTCCTTCTCGGTGAAACGCCACGGCAGGCCCTCGGCCGCGAGCCCCTTGTGGGCGAGCGCCATGCGCACCTTCCAGCAATGCGGGCTGAAGCGCAGCGCCGGGTCGGTGCCGGCCAGTTCATAGAGCGTCAGAGACGGCTGCATCGTCATGCCCGTGCCTCGATACCGGCCGCGGTCTGGCCGAAGAGATGGCGCCGGGCCGCCTCGGTGACGGTCGGCGCGACGTTGATCCGGTCGGCGATCTCATAGGCCCTGATGACCGACGAGCGGCCGGAGAGAGCCTCGAACCATCGCGCAAGGTTCGGAAATGCCGAGAGATCCTGGCTCTGCCGCTCGTGCAGCCGGATCCAGGGGTAGCAGGCGATGTCGGCAATGGAAAAATCACCCGCGATGAAGGTGCGGCCGGCAAGGCGCCGGTCGAGCACGCCGTAGAGGCGGCCGGTCTCCGTCACATAGCGGTCGGTCGCATAGGCAATGCGCTCCGGCGCGTAATGGGCGAAGTGATGGTTCTGCCCGGCCATCGGGCCGAGGCCGGCCATCTGCCAGTAGAGCCATTGCAGCGCCTCGAAGCGCGGCCGGACGGCGGCCGGCAGAAGCCTGTCCGTCTTGTCGGCGAGATATTCGAGGATGGCGCCGGATTCGAAGAGGGCGAGCGGAGCGCTGCCGTCCTGCGGCGCATGATCGACCAAGGCCGGGATCCGGTTGTTCGGACTGATCGCCAGGAAACCGGGCCGGAACTGCTCGCCGGCCGATATGTTCACCGGCACGATCCGGTAGGCGAGCCCCAGCTCCTCCAGCGCAATGGTGATCTTGTGGCCATTGGGCGTCGTCCAGTAGTGCAGGTCGATCATCGCCTCGTTTCACTCCCAGTATTTTTGACATGATTGTCAATCTTGACACCCATGTCAATATTCGAACGACACATGGCGACGGCCGCCGGGCCGGGCGCGACATAGGCCATGGTCCGGGCCAGAGAAAACGGGTGGTCCGACGGCCGGCCTCACCCCACATTGGGGCGAGACGCGATGTCCGGGAGTGCCGCATGCTCAATGTCGTCCAGCTCGACCAGCACGCCGTGCCGATCCGCCTGCGCGACGCGGCCGACGACTACGAGGTGGTGCGCCGGACGCTCGCCTTCATTTCCGACCATTGGCGGCGCCAGCCGAGCGTCGAGGAGATGGCCGAGCATGTCGGCCTGTCCGCCGGCCACCTCCACCACCTGTTCCGCCGCTGGGCCGGACTGACGCCGAAGGACTTCCTGCAGGCGATCACCCTCGACGCCGCGCGCCGGCTGCTGCGCGACGAGGCGACCGTGCTCGATACCGCCTATGAGGTCGGCTATTCCGGCCCCGGCCGGCTGCACGACCTGTTCGTGACGCACGAGGCGATGTCGCCGGGCGACTACAAGGCGGGAGGCGCCGGCCTCGCCATGGCTTATGGTTTCCACCCTTCGCCTTTCGGCAAGGCACTGGTGCTCGCCACCGACCGCGGGCTCGCCGGGCTCGGCTTCTGCGACGCCGGCGGCGAGCCGACGGCGCTCGCCGACATGACCGGCCGCTGGCCGCGCGCCAGCTTCCGGGAGGATCTGCGGCTGACCTCGCCCTATGCCGAACGGATCTTCGACCCCGGCGCCTGGGCCGGCGACCGGCCGCTGCGCGTGGTGCTGATCGGCACCGATTTCGAGGTGCGCGTGTGGGAAACGCTGCTGCGCATCCCGATGGGCCGGGCGACCACCTATTCCAGCATCGCGAGCCATATCGGCAAGCCCGGCGCGGCGCGCGCGGTCGGCGCCGCGGTCGGCCGGAACCCGGTCTCCTTCGTCGTGCCCTGCCATCGCGTCATCGGCCGCTCGGGAGCACTTACCGGCTATCACTGGGGGTTGACGCGCAAGCAGGCCATGCTTGGCTGGGAGGCCGGCAAGACGAGCTGATCTCACCCGCGCCGGCGGCTGTCGACACGGGCCGCCATTCGGCTAGAACGGGGCGCCATGCACGCCCCCTCGCCCGCCTCCCAGCCGAGCCCCTCCGTCACCCACGCCCGGGTGCTGGCGATCGCCGTGCCGATGATCTTCGCGCATGTGACGACGCCGCTGCTCGGCATCGTCAGCGCGACCGCCATCGGCCAGCTCGGCGAGGCGCGGCTGCTGGCGGCGGTCGCGCTCGGGGCGGTCGTTTTCGACTTCCTGTTCTGGGCCTTCGTGTTCCTGCGCATGGGCACGATCGGCCTCACCGCGCAGGCGGTCGGCGCCCGCGACGATGTCGAGCGGCGCGCGGTGATCGCGCGGGCGCTGGTCATGGCGCTCATCTGCGGCGGCGCGCTCGTCCTGCTGCAGCGGCCGATCGCGATCGCCGCCTTCCAGCTGATGGGCGCCTCGTCTGACGTCAACGCCGCAGCCGACGCCTACTTCTCCGTGCGGATCTGGTCCGCGCCCGCGACCTTCGTGAACTATGCCGTGCTCGGCTGGCTGATCGGCCAGGCCCGCACCGTCATCGGCCTCGTCCTTCAGGTGGCGATCAATCTCGTCAACATGGTGCTGACCATCTGCTTCGTCAGCCTCTGGGGCTATGGCGTCGCGGGCGCCGCCACCGCCAACACGATGGCCGAATATTCCGGCGCGGCGGCCGGCCTCGTCGTCGTGCTGGTTCTGCTCGGCGGGCGCTTCGGCGTGAGCCGCCAGGTCGTCTTCGACAAGGCCAAGCTCGTCCGCACCATCGCGATCAACCGCGACATCATGATCCGCACCGCCGCCCTCGTCACCGGCTTCGCCTTCTTCACGCGCCAGGGCGCGGTTGGCGGCGAGACGGTGCTCGCCGCCAATGCCATCCTGATGAACCTCGTCGGCGTCGTCGCCTTCTTCCTCGACGGCTTCGCCACCGCGGCCGAGCAGCTCTGCGGCCAGGCGGTCGGCGCCCGCGACGAAACCGCCTTCCGCCGCGCGGTGCGGCTCGCGGCGCTCTGGGCCATCGCCTTCGGCACCGGCGCCTCGGCGCTGTTCTATGCCGGCGGCCCGGCCGCCATCGACTTCATCACCAGCGCCGAGGCGGTGCGGGCGGAGGCGCGCAACTATCTCGTCTTCGCAGCGCTGACGCCGTTCACCGGCGTCATGGCCTTCCTGTTCGACGGCGTGTTCATCGGCTCGACCTGGACCACCGCCATGCGCAACTGCATGGTGGCGGCCTTCTTCACCTTCATCGCCGTCTGGTGGCTGCTCTCCGGCTACGGCAATGCCGGTCTCTGGATCGCCTTTCTCGCCTTCCAGCTCTGCCGCGGGATCTATCAGGGCCTCGCCTATCCCGGCATGGTCAGGCGGACCTTCCGACCTGCGGCCTAAAGGATGCTGCGCGGCGAGGGGCCGTGCAGAACCTGCCAACTCCAGCCCGTCAGGTAAGCCGCCAGTCGTCGGCGCGGCTGCCGACCGCCGCCGCGACGGAAGCGTGCCCTTCGCGCCGGAGCTGGGCGAGAAGGCCGGCCTTGATGTCGCCGACGAGACCGAACCCCTTGAACACCAGCGCCGAATAGAGCTGCACCAGCGTCGCCCCGGCGGCGATCTTGGCGTAGGCGTCGCCGGCCGAGGCGATGGCGCCGACGCCGATGAGCGGGAACTGGCCGTCGACGCGGCGCCAGGTCTCGGCCAGCATGCGCGTCGAGCGGTCGAACAGCGGCGCGCCGGAAAGCCCGCCGGTCTCCCTGGCGGTCGCCTGGTCGATCAGGCTGGCCGGCCGCTCGATCGTCGTATTGGAGACGATCATGCCGTCGACACGCCGGCGCCGGCAGACCTCGACCATGTCGTCGAGGCCGTCGAGCGTCAGGTCCGGCGCGATCTTGACCAGCACCGGCCGGCCGGGCGCGGCGACGTCGCGGGCGTCGAGCGCGCGGGCCAGCACCTCGTCGAGGAACGAGGCCTGCTGCAGGTCGCGCAGGCCCGGCGTGTTGGGCGAGGAGACATTGACCGAGAGATAGGAGACGTCAGGGCTCAGCTTCTCGACCAGCCTGGCATAGTCGGCAATGCGGTCGGGCGTGTCCTTGTTCGGCCCGATATTGACGCCGACGATGCCCGGCCGGCCCCGGCGAGCCCGGAGCCGGGCGGCGACCTTGTCAACGCCGTCGGAATTGAGGCCGTAGCGGTTGATCACCGCCTGGTCGGGCATCAGGCGGAACAGTCTGGGTTTCGGATTTCCCGCTTGCGGCAGCGGCGTCACCCCGCCGACCTCGACGAAACCGAAACCCAGCCTGAGGCAGGCGTCGGGCACTTCCGCGTGCTTGTCGAAACCTGCGGCGAGGCCGACGGGATTGTCGAAGTCGAGCCCGAAGGCCGAAACCTTGAGCCGTGCGTCGTCGGCGCCGCAGCGCGGCACCGGCAAGGTCTTCAGCGCCGTGACGGCGAGATTGTGGCCCGTCTCTGGATCGGTGGCGAACAGGATGGGCTGGGCGAGGCGGGAGGCGAGAGAGATCAGCGACATGGGCTTCCTTTGGCACCAGCGGCCGGCTGATCGCAAGAGGCTCCCGCCTCCTCAAGCTGTCACAGGCGCACGTATTTGGCTTCTTTCGGCCAGGCCAGCGCGTGAACGGCCTGGGCGAGATCCTCGATCAGGTCGTCGGGGTCCTCGAGGCCGACCGACAGGCGCAGCAGGCCGTCGTTGATGCCCATCTCGGCCTTTTCCTCCGGCGTGAAGCGGTCATGCGTCGTGGTCGGCGGATGGGTGATCAGGCTCTTGGCATCGCCCAGATTGTTGGAGATGCGGATGATCTGCAGCGCGTTGGCGACCCGGAAGGCGCCCTGCTTGCCGCCTTCGACCTCGAAGGCGATCAGCGTCGAGCCGCCGCGCATCTGGCGCCTGGCCAGCTCATATTGCGGATGGTCGGGACGGCCGGGATAGAGCACCCGCGTCACGCCCGGCAGCTCGGCCAGCGCATCGGCGATCCGCGCGGCGCTCTGCGTCTGGCGCTCGACGCGCACGGCGAGCGTCTCCAGGCCCTTCAGCATGACCCACGCATTGAACGGGCTCATCGCCGGGCCGGTCTGGCGCAGATATTGATAGACGTGGTCGGCAATGAACTGCCTGGAGCCGAGAATGGCGCCGCCCATGCAGCGGCCCTGGCCGTCAATGTGCTTGGTGGTGGAATAGACGACGCAGTCGGCGCCAAGCTGGAGCGGGCTCTGCAGCAGCGGGGTTGCGAAGACGTTGTCGACCACCGTGCGGATGCCGGTCTTGCGGGCGATCGCGGTGATCGCGGCAATGTCGTAGACCTCGAGGGTCGGATTTGTCGGGCTTTCCAGGAAGAACACCTTGGTGTTCGGCCGGACCGCCGCCTGCCACTGGTCAAGGTCGGCGCCGTCGATCAGCGTCGAGGTGACGCCGAAGCGCGGCAGCAGCGTCTCGATGATGTAGCGGTTGGAGCCGAACAGGGCCTTGGCGGCGACGATATGGTCGCCCGCCGACAGGAGGCCGAACAGCGCGGCATTGACCGCCGCCATGCCGGTGGCGGTCGCCTTGGCCGCTTCCGCGCCCTCCAGAAGCGCCATGCGCTCCTCGAACATGGAAACCGTCGGATTGGAGAAGCGGGCATAGATGAAGCCCGGCTCGGTCCCCTTGAAGCGCGCCTCGGCCTCCTCGGCGGTCGCATAGACATGGCCCTGGGTGAGGAACAGGCCTTCGGAGGTTTCGCCGAAATCCGAGCGCAGCGTGCCGCCATGGACGAGGCGGGTGGCAGGACGGGCGGATGCGGGATCGAACGGTTTCTTCATCTCAAGCGTCCTCTAGCGCCTTCGCCGGCAACGCTTGAACGGAGCGGCGCCGTCGTTGAAGGGACTTGTCCCCTCAAAAAACCAAACCCGGCCAGGCCAGAAGCCAGGGCCGGGTTGATCCCGCGCTCCCGGCCTTTTAGCGAAGTGTTTAACGTGGTCCGCAAGCCGGCCGGCCAAATCTCCACGTGGTCAAGCGTGGTAGAGAGGCACGATCGGCGCGTCAAGCATTTTGTTCGTTTTGACGAACGTTTCGTTCGTCGGGAGTTGGCCTCATGGATCAGGATACTATTGCGGGCATCCTGCCGGCGCAGACGATCGAGGCGCTGGTCGGCACGGGCACGATCCGCATCGCCCGGGCCCTCGACACCGACCAGATCCAGCCGGCTTCGCTGGATCTGCGTCTCGGCACCCGCGCCTACCGCATCCGCGCGAGCTTCCTGCCCGGTCCCGACAATACGGTGGCCGACCGCCTGCAGTCGCTCGCCCTGCACGAGATCGACCTGACCCGCGGCGCCGTCCTGGAGACCGGCTGCGTCTACCTGGTCGAACTGATGGAAGGCCTGGCGCTGAAGGGCGGCATCTCGGCCACCGCCAATCCGAAGAGCTCGACCGGCCGCCTCGACGTCTTCACCCGCGTCATCCTCGACCGGGTCCAAGCCTTCGACACCATTCCGGCCAACTACGAAGGCCCGCTCTATCTCGAAATCTCGCCGCAGACCTTCCCGGTCCTGGTGCGCACGGGTTCGCGGCTGTCGCAGATCCGCTTCCGCCGCGGCCGCGCCGAGCTGAGCGCGGAGGAGATTCACGCCCTGCAGGACGCGGAGCGCCTGGTCGACACGGCCGCGCCGATCGTCGGGCTCGGCGGCATCGCGGTGACCATCGACCTGATGGGCGAAGCCTGGGGCGGCCTGCTCGGCTATCGCGCCAAGCGCCACTCCTCCGTCATCGACGTCGACCGCAAGGCGGCGGCCGAGGTGTTGGATTTCTGGGAGCCGATCCAGGCACGCGGCCGCGGCGAGATGATCCTCGACCCCGACGAATTCTACATCCTCGCCTCCAAGGAGGCGGTGGTGGTGCCGCCGGCCTATGCCGCGGAAATGGTGCCGTTCGATCCGCTGGTCGGCGAGTTCCGCGCGCACTATGCCGGCTTCTTCGACCCGGGTTTCGGCCATGCCGCCGCCGGCGGCCGCGGCGCGCGTGCCGTATTGGAGGTGCGCTCGCGCGAGGTGCCGTTCATCCTGGAGCACGGCCAGATCGTCGCCCGCCTCGTCTACGAGCGCATGACCGAAACGCCGCGCAGCCTCTATGGCGAACTGGGATCGAACTACCAGGCCCAGGGGCTGAAACTGTCGAAGCACTTCCGCTGAGCCTGGTCCGAGACGGTCTTCACCAGACGATCCTCAGGCCGCCCGATGCGGTATGGCTCTGGAACCGTTCGGCGAGGCGCCCGTCATAGGCGGCGAAAATGCCGATCTGTGGCGTCAGCCTCGCTTCGACCGAGGCGCCGAACTCGGCACCGAAGCGACCGATGCCGGGACCGAACGCGGTGAGCGCCATGCCCGGCAAGGCAGCGAAGGCAACCTCGGCGCGGCCGCCGGCGGCGCCGAAATCATGGGTCAGGCGAAGATAGGCGCGCGGAGCAAAGGCCATGCCGTCATGCCGGAACGGCGCGGCGAAGCTGACGCCCAGCCAGCCGCGCGTCGCATCGATCGTTTCACGGGAACCGACGAGCGGCACGCTCCCGCCCATCTCGGCAAAACCACCGGCCCGCACCGCGCCGTAGCGCAGGCCGAGGTCCGGCGTCACCACCAGGGGACCGAAGGAGAGGTCGTAGCCGAGCCGTGCCGCCGCCGAGAAGGTCGTGACGCCGCGGCCGGCCATGGCCCCACCGATCCCGGTGCGGGCGCGCCCCGTGCCATAGGCGAGGCTGGCGCCAAGGCTCGCCGGCCCGTCGCGGAAGCTGCCGAACAGGCCGATCTGCGTGAGATCGACGGCGAGGCGCTCGGGCACGATCGGATCCTTCACCCGCATGGTCGAATTGCCCCACTGCAGGGCGGCGCCGACGAGAATGCCGGGCGCCGCGCGATAGCCGATGCCGCCGGCAAGGCCGGCAAGATCGCCGCTCGACCGGGCAATGCCGCGCGAGGCATCCGCCCCCAGCCCGCTCTGCCGGCCGAAGGCCTCGCCGAACACCTGCCAGCGCGCGCCTCCGGCCGTTGCCCGCTCCGGACCGGTGGCCATTTCACGCAATCCCGAGGGCGTGCTGTCGAGTTCGACGAGCCGGCGCACGAAACGATCGGCCTGGTCCAGCGCGACAAGGCCGGTCAGGGCGTGGACGGTGCCGATCTGGTTGCCGAGGCGGCCACGCACCTCCCATGTCTCGTCCTGGCGCTCATGGGTGGTCACCGTTCGGATCGTCATGACGTCGCTCAGCGTATTGGCGTGCGTGTTGATGCTGGTCCGGCTCCCGGCAATGATCAGCGCCGTGCCCGGCCGCGAACAGCCGCTGGGGCCGGCGGTCGCCGTTCCCGCTACCGTGCATTCGCCGCGATCGCCGGTCGCGATCAACGTCGGGCCATGGGTGGCGATGCTGTTGACGGTCACCACGCTGCTGGTGACGACATCGCGGGTCGTCTCGCTGGTGCCGGTGACGGTCAGTTGCGCCGCGACCCGCACCGGCGCATCGACGGTGACGCGGCGGAGCCCGGCCGCGGCCTGCATGGCGAACCGCGCATCGGCGACTGCCGCAAGGCCGGCGCTGCCATCGATCGCGTCGCCCGTCGTCCGGGCGAAGACCGGGCGACCGTCGAGGACGCCCACCACCGTGGTCGCGAAGCTGCGCGCGACCGCCGTCTCCTCGGCGAACGAACGCCGCGTCGTCGTCGAGAACGACGACGACAGGACCGGTTCCGCGGCCGCGTCGAACAGGAGAAGGAAGGGGATGGTCTGGCCGCCGCTCGTCCGGGCCGTGCCGACCACGGCCGAGCCGCTGTCGGACATGCCGTTGGCGCGGATGAGCGCCAGCCCGCCGAGCTCGACCCCCGCGGCGCTCACCACCGCATCGAGCGTGCGCATGCCATCGGCCGCGCTCCACAGGAACGGCACCTGGAACGAGCCGGCGCCGTCGCGGCCGCTGTTCCCGACGATGCGGCTGCCATCGCCTGACATGCCCGTGAAGAAGCTGAACGTGCCGTTCGGCACGTAGCCGAGCGGTTGGACACCGCCCGCGGCGGTCCACCGGAACGCCTGCTGCGCGCCGCCGCTGCCGAGGAGATCGCCTGCGATGACCGTGCCATCGCGGCTGATGCCGTGGGACCTGCTCCGCTCGAAACCAGCGACCGGCTCGATGACCTCGAAGCCGCCGGCCGCGGTCCAGCGCGCGGCACGCTGGGTGGTGGTGACGGAGCTGCCGGACAGCGTCGCCGCCAGGACCGAGCCGTCCTGGCTCGCCGCGACGGCAATGGAGCTCGACCAGGGCAGGCCGTTGGCGGCATTGCCCGCCGGCAGCCCGATATTTTCGTAACCGCCGGCCGCGGTCCAGCGGAAGCCCCGGGCCACCGCGCCGTCCGTGCCGCCGACCACCGTCAGGCCGTCGCCGCTCAGGCCGCGCACCGAGATGCCGGTCACCGCACCGCCGAACGCGGCAGCGCCGGGCAATGGCAGGACATCGTAGCCGCCGTCCGCCGTCCAGCGCCAGCCGATGCCGGCGGAGAACGGGCTCGACGAGGTGCCGGCGAGCACCGCGCCGTCGAAACTGATGCCGGCCGCACCGTTGAACAGATGTCCCATGGCAGGGCCGAGATCGACCGAGGCTGCCCCGCCGGTCCAGCGCCACGGCCGGTTGGGCGTGTAGGTGCCAGGGGCGAAAGGCGCCGGCGGCGTGAAGATCACGCCCGGATAGCCGGCATTGCCGACGACCACCGTGCCATCGGCATTGACGAGGCTGGCCGAGCCGCCGGTGGCACCGGCCGGCAGCGGCAGGACCGTGGCCGTGCCGTACGATTGCGCCGTCGCCTGCGGCCCCGGCAGGGCCAGCGCGCAGGCCGCAAGCCCCCATCGACGGACGATCGCCCGGCCGGGACGCCGCGCCTTGCGCCCGCGCCCCGCTCCGCTCCACACTGCCAGCCGCATGCCCGCCCCACTGCCCTCTTGCGAATCTCCAAGAGGATGCGGGTGCGGATCCGACGCGGATATTCTCCGTTCAGAGGGGAAGACGGATCGGACGGCCAATGGCCGGACCGGCCGCGTCGCGCCCGCCGCGGCAGTTCCATGCGGGCGAGATCGACCGGAACATCGGAGCGGCCGCGCCGCGGCCGCAAGGAGATTGTCATGACCACGGTGGTGCACAACCCGACGGCCGGCATCTATCCGGCCACCGAAGACTATGTCCATGCTATCGAGGTGCAGGCGCCGGCCCGCATCCTGTTCGTCGCCGGCACGATGGGGCTCGACGACAACGGTGTCGCCGGCAAGACGCTGGACGAGCAGCTCGCGCTGATCTGGTCCAACATCCGCACGATCCTGAAGAGCGCCAACATGACGACGGCCAATATCGTGCGGCTGACGAGCTATCTGCGCGATGCCGCCTATGCCGAGGCCAATGCGCGGGAGCGCGTCGCGGCCCTCGGCACGCGCCGGGTGCCGACCACGGCGATCGTGGCCGAGACCCTGTCGAAGGATTGGCTGGTGGAGATCGAGGTGATCGCCGCAGCCTGACGGCCCGGTCTAGCCTCCCGCAAGCTCCCGTTCCACGAGGCGCGCGAAGAAGCTCGCGCCGATCGGCAGCAGCTCGTCGTTGAAGTCGTAGCGGCCGTTGTGGACGGGAACATTGCCATGCTCCGGCGTCGCCTGGCCGAACAGGAGGAAGGCGCCGGGCGCCTCCTGCAGCATGTAGGAAAAGTCCTCGCCCGCGGTCAGCGATGGGAAGTCGCCGCGGATCAGCTCCGGGCCAACCACGTCGATGGCGGCCTGCGCGGCGGCGGCGGCCTCCTCCGAGGTGTTGATGGTCGGCGGATAAGAGCGCTTGTAGTCGAGCGTCACCTTCAGCCCATGGGCTGCGGCCGTGCCCTCGACCACCTGGTGGAACAGCTCGTCCATGCGCTTGCGCGTCGCGGGCTTCAGCGTCCGGATGGTGCCGCGCAGCTCCACCGCTTCCGGAATGACGATGTCGGACGTGCCGGCATGGATCTGCGCGACGCTGAGGACAGCGGTGTCGTGCGGATCGACCCGGCGGCTGACCAGCGACTGCAGCGCCGCATAGAGCTGCATGGCGCCGGGCAGCGGGTCGAGCCCGGCATGGGGTTCCGCGCCGTGGCTGCTCTTGCCGTGCAGCGTGATCGAGAAATAGTCGACTGCCGCCAGCACGGTGCCTTCGCGCACGGCGACGGTGCCGAGCGGCAGGCCCGGCAGGTTGTGGATGCCGTAGACGGCATCGCAGGGAAAGCGCGTGAACAAGCCGTCCTTGACCATTTCGGCGGCGCCGGTCAGGCCCTCCTCGGCCGGCTGGAAGATGAAGTTGACCGTGCCGGAGAAGTTGCGCGTCTCGGCGAGATATTTCGCCGCGCCCAGCAGCATGGTGGTGTGGCCGTCATGGCCGCAGGCGTGCATCGCCCCGTCATGGGTGCTGCGATGCTCGAAATCGTTGAGCTCGGGCATGGGCAGCGCGTCCATGTCGGCGCGCAGGCCGAGGCTGCGGTTGCCCGGCCGGCCGCGCAGCACGCCGACGACGCCGGTGCGGCCGATGCCGCGGTGAACCTCCAGCCCCCAGGCCTCCAGCTTCTCGGCGACGATGCCGCTGGTCCGCACCTCCTGAAAGCCGATCTCCGGATGGGCATGAAAATCGCGCCGCCATGCGGTCATGTCGGGGCTGAAGGCGGCAATGGCATCGATGGTGGGCATGAACGAACTCCGGAAATGACGCCGGAAGTCTCGCCCGTGCCGCGCCTCTTGCCAATCGGCCTTGCGCGAATGGCTCCTGCCCCCTGCCGGCAGGTCGGCATGCCGGTCGGCGGCAGGATCGCGCCGGCACCCCGGGTCGGCTCAGAGCCAGCGGCCGCTATAGAGCCTCGCCACCGCCTGGGCCCTGGTCCTTGCGCCGAGCTTGCGCTTGGCGTTCTCGACATGGGCATGGGCGGTGACCGGCGAAATGCCGAGGCGCCTCGCGATGGCGGCATCGGACAGGCC
This portion of the bacterium YEK0313 genome encodes:
- a CDS encoding Extracellular serine protease precursor, yielding MRLAVWSGAGRGRKARRPGRAIVRRWGLAACALALPGPQATAQSYGTATVLPLPAGATGGSASLVNADGTVVVGNAGYPGVIFTPPAPFAPGTYTPNRPWRWTGGAASVDLGPAMGHLFNGAAGISFDGAVLAGTSSSPFSAGIGWRWTADGGYDVLPLPGAAAFGGAVTGISVRGLSGDGLTVVGGTDGAVARGFRWTAAGGYENIGLPAGNAANGLPWSSSIAVAASQDGSVLAATLSGSSVTTTQRAARWTAAGGFEVIEPVAGFERSRSHGISRDGTVIAGDLLGSGGAQQAFRWTAAGGVQPLGYVPNGTFSFFTGMSGDGSRIVGNSGRDGAGSFQVPFLWSAADGMRTLDAVVSAAGVELGGLALIRANGMSDSGSAVVGTARTSGGQTIPFLLLFDAAAEPVLSSSFSTTTRRSFAEETAVARSFATTVVGVLDGRPVFARTTGDAIDGSAGLAAVADARFAMQAAAGLRRVTVDAPVRVAAQLTVTGTSETTRDVVTSSVVTVNSIATHGPTLIATGDRGECTVAGTATAGPSGCSRPGTALIIAGSRTSINTHANTLSDVMTIRTVTTHERQDETWEVRGRLGNQIGTVHALTGLVALDQADRFVRRLVELDSTPSGLREMATGPERATAGGARWQVFGEAFGRQSGLGADASRGIARSSGDLAGLAGGIGYRAAPGILVGAALQWGNSTMRVKDPIVPERLAVDLTQIGLFGSFRDGPASLGASLAYGTGRARTGIGGAMAGRGVTTFSAAARLGYDLSFGPLVVTPDLGLRYGAVRAGGFAEMGGSVPLVGSRETIDATRGWLGVSFAAPFRHDGMAFAPRAYLRLTHDFGAAGGRAEVAFAALPGMALTAFGPGIGRFGAEFGASVEARLTPQIGIFAAYDGRLAERFQSHTASGGLRIVW
- a CDS encoding Endoribonuclease L-PSP; the encoded protein is MTTVVHNPTAGIYPATEDYVHAIEVQAPARILFVAGTMGLDDNGVAGKTLDEQLALIWSNIRTILKSANMTTANIVRLTSYLRDAAYAEANARERVAALGTRRVPTTAIVAETLSKDWLVEIEVIAAA
- the yxeP_2 gene encoding putative hydrolase YxeP; the encoded protein is MPTIDAIAAFSPDMTAWRRDFHAHPEIGFQEVRTSGIVAEKLEAWGLEVHRGIGRTGVVGVLRGRPGNRSLGLRADMDALPMPELNDFEHRSTHDGAMHACGHDGHTTMLLGAAKYLAETRNFSGTVNFIFQPAEEGLTGAAEMVKDGLFTRFPCDAVYGIHNLPGLPLGTVAVREGTVLAAVDYFSITLHGKSSHGAEPHAGLDPLPGAMQLYAALQSLVSRRVDPHDTAVLSVAQIHAGTSDIVIPEAVELRGTIRTLKPATRKRMDELFHQVVEGTAAAHGLKVTLDYKRSYPPTINTSEEAAAAAQAAIDVVGPELIRGDFPSLTAGEDFSYMLQEAPGAFLLFGQATPEHGNVPVHNGRYDFNDELLPIGASFFARLVERELAGG